ACATTTTTCTCAACTCTTTGAATCGACCCTTCTAGCTTTAAGTTATGTCCTCCATCTACATTAACAGGAGCTGTCAATCCTATTATATTTTCTAACTCATTTTCAGCTCCTTCTTCAACTATATTTTCTCCATCTCCAGCTTCTAACTTAGAATTACCAGTTTCTGTATCTTGATTTCTATCGCCAAAACTTATAAAATAATCCCAAGTATTTTCTCCTTCTACTATTCTTGCCTCTAAAATAACATCGTGACTATTTTCAACACTGCTTAAAACATCTTCAGCCTGTCCTCTAGTTATTTTTCCTTCTTCATCTGCAGCTCTTCTAGAATTAGATTGTAATTCTTCTTTGGCAGTATCAATTAATCGTTGTTTTTCAGAAGCACTCATTAACGCAATCTCTAATAAATGTCTTCCATTATCTTGATCGGCATGTTGTACAAAAATGGCAACATGTTCTGCTTCTTCGTTTCTAGTTTCTATTTTTCGAATTCCATACCTACGTTTTACAGTACTAATTTTATCTTCTACATCTCCAATTGTTGGTTTTGGATTTGCATTTTCCATTTGAGATAAATCATCTAAAGCACGCATATATTTCTGCTCATCTGGAAGATTACTTAAATCTTCTTCTCTTCTTCCTGGAGGTAGTCCTTCTCCTTCTCCTGTAATCTCTGGATTTTCATTTTGATCTCCTGGAGCATTCTCTCCTTGCCATTCACCAGCTGGATTAGACTCACTATCTCCCATTGATCTTGGTGGTGGATCTGCCATTACATCTGCTGTAAACTTATCAGGATCAAACTCAACTGGTGAGAATGTTAACTCTGGTGGTTCTTCTCCTCCAACTAACCAATCTACATCTGCTCCAATTCCTAAACTATCTCCAATCGGATATTGAACTTCACCTAACGGGTACTCTTCTCTTCCATCAGGTGCTGGTGACCACCAAGGACTATCAAGTTCATAAAATAATGCTCCTGAAAGTTGCAAGAATAATTGCGCAGCAGCCTCAAAATGTCCTTTCAATCTTGATTCTCCAACTTTTCCACCTTCTGGAGCTTGCTCTTCTTTATATTCAAAAGTTGGCGTTGCTTCAGCATAAGCTCTCAACCCAGCAGCTGCGGTAACATTAACTCCCGCTTTAACGTCATGTCCAAGTAACGTAACTCCAACTCCTGCTTCTGCTTCTAATCCAAGAACGGCAAATGCATTAATTCCTAAAGTTCCCGTAATACTGAACTCCTGAAGCACATTCGGATCTGTAGAATATGTCCCTGTGAAACCAACGTTCTTAAGTACTAATGGTCCGAATCCTGCATTCGCAAACATTCCAATACTTGCAAATAAGAAAACTTGTCCAACTAGTGGAATACCATATCCCGCTCTAATTTCAACTTGGAAAATATCAACTTTCTTTCCTCGTTGTTCCATTAATTCTATTTCATCAGGAACAACAATTTCACCTACAATAGTAACATGACCTTCATTATCAATTCCAATTTTAGCTGTACCTTCTAACCAAGGTGTTATTGTAGCTTGTACTTCTCCCCAACCTGCTAATACTTGATTATTTTTTGTTTTTGGAACTGCTGCCTGATCTTGAGGTGGAGCTTCGGCTTCCTGTTCCATTGACTCAACTCCCAAAGCAGCATGCATCATTTGTGTAGAACGAGCAGCATCTGTAACTAAAAGTGTAATTTCTCCTGAGAATTTATCAGAATTCATACGACCCGTTCCTTGAATAGTAACTGCTCCATCATCATATTCAACAGTTAAAGATGCGCTTACGTTAGCAATATCAGCAGCAATTGTTGCTTGTCCACTTAACTTTCCATCTGCTCCACGAGATACATTAAATTCTCCTTCTGCTAAACCAGCAATATCTACAGTAGAATTCAATTCAAAAGTCATTGTTGAATCCGTAATTCCAAGACTTCCGCTAGCTTCAATATATCCATCTACATTAGCTGATAAATTATTAGCCCTAAAGTTTAATCCTCCATTTTCAAATCGATTTTCCAATCCTTCTGCAACTTCAATAGGACTTAATCCAAGGAAGCTCATTGCTTCTAAATTTTCATTAATTCCTTGTATAATTCCTAAAACATTAGGAACTACAGTTTCTCCTGTTCGAATACTTAAAAATCCAGTTGTACTTTGCTCTTCTCCAAAACTATTTAATACAAGAATTGGATGCACACCAGCCTCACGAAGCGGATTTAAAAACTCCATTCCTCGTACATCTAAATGATTATTTCTTCTGGAACTTGACAATTCAAACTTTTGTGTTTCTCCTTCAGCTGGTCGACCTAATTTTCTAATTTTTATGGTTCCTGAAAAACGTTCACCAATTTTAACTGCAACATCAAATTCTCTTGTTCTAGATTCTTGTTCTATATATGCTAACCAATCATCTGATAATTGTAATCCGTTTGTAATATCTTGTGGTTGAGTTGGTGGAACTAATGTTGTATTTTCTGCATCTCCTTCAGATTTTTGAACAGTATTTGATGGTGATGCTCCTTGTTGAACAGTATGGGTAAGTTCGTGTGCTAATAAGTGTTTTCCAGAGTCACTTTCTGGATCATACTTCCCTTCATTAAAGTAAATATCGTTTCCGTTAGTAAATGCTTGCGAACCTAATTCTTGATTCATTTGAACTGCATTATTATCGTTATGCACTCGAACGCCGCTAAAATCTGCTCCAAAGCCAGATTCCATTTCATTTTGAGTATCCTTAGGTAAAGCATTTCCTCCTCCTTTCGAACTATTCAAATCACTTTCTAAAGAAGAGTTATCATCTCCTCCTGACATTTGTACTTGTTGGATCCCATCTTCTTCCTGTTTTTGAATTTCATCATCTTCCTTCTGCTGTACATCTTCTTCTTGTTTTTGAACTGTTGACTCAGGTTTTAATTGAACGCCTGGAGAAATTTTATCGACTAAAGGTTTTTGTTGAATTTCAGAGTCATTTGATTCTTTCTTCTGAACTTCATCCTCATTCTTCTTTTGCACAGTAGGAGCTAAAAATGAACTTGGATTATCTTTTCTTCCAGCAACAATTTGATCGGCAGCTTTATCTGCTTCAACTTCATATTTATCACCAGGTTTCCCAACATTTAATTTTGGTTGAATAAATGAATTTACCGACGAATGATTCGTTGAATTAGGTTTTCTACTTTGTGATTTTGGTGCAAACATTAATTACTGCTTTTGAAGATTTAATTCTGCAGTAATTCCCGCATTAAAATCTTTAATTTTTCCTTCTATTTTTTCTCCATTACTGGTAATTTTACCTGTAAATTTCCCATTAGTACCAACGTAAGTTGTATAGGGAATACTAATACCGGACTGAGTAACCTTTCCTGATCCTGAAGCTGTGGTAATCCACTCTCCATAGACTAACGAATACTCTGTAAAACTTATAGTTCCCGAAGCTTCATGATTTATTTGATATCTCCCATTAGGATTATTAATATCTATCCATTTTCCGGTAAGATTATACTTTTTAACTACCTTTTTAAGCGTTTCAGGTTTAATATTGGTAATAACTTTAACCTCTTTCGTTTTCAAATCTTTAGGAATTTTGGTCTTATCTACCTTCACTTCCTTTTTTGGTTCTTCTTTTTTTTCATTTTTCGCACTGTCTTTATTACCGATAATACCAACATTGTACAGAATTGTAATAACACTACCAATTGCTGTTATTAACCCGGTAATAGCAATTATTGACGTTGAAAATTTTGTTTTTGTTGCATCTGGCATATCTCCTAAGTTTTACAGTTTTAAAAAATCATCGCGTGGCTTGGACATTTATACAGCAATAAGAATTACTGTTTCCAATCACGGCGATAAAAGTTCCTCCAATAGGAGGAATCATTGTCATCATACTTTGAAAACTAGCTGCATAATGGCCAAACATTACTACGGTAGTTCCAAAAGGGGCAATTGAATTATGAGATAAACTACAACCTGCTCCAGGTAAATAATAAAACTTTACAACTGTTCCATTTGGAGCATCAGTTGTACCCATAACTCGGAGTCTCGGAGTAATAACACCTCTTTTTGCTTTTCCGGTACAAGAATAAGTTGGATTTGCTTGTTTTTGTACTTGCTTTTGTACCATTCCTTTTTGTTGAATGGTATGCGTTAACTCATGAGCTAAAAGATGTTTTCCTTCTTTAGAATTTGGGTTGTATTTGCCTTCATTAAAATAAATATCATTACCGTGAGTGAAAGCTTGTGCGCCAATATCATCACTCATTTGTTGTGCCTCAGCATCATTATGAATATTTACTTTTGAAAAATCTGCTCCAAAACCAGACTCCATTTCTTTTTGAGTTTGACGATCTAATTTTTGACCTCCTGATCCACGTCTTAATCTATTTTCGATAGATGGTGCTCCGTTCGTTTTTCCTTTAGTTTCTTTTGCTTGAACCTCTTCCTCCTCTTTTTTTTGTGCTGCTTCTTCACCTTCACAAGCTTCACATTTAGCTTGAACTTCTTCCTCTTCCATCATTTGAACTTCCTCATCTTCTTTACTCTGAACCGCTTCTTCTTCCTCCA
This genomic window from Tenacibaculum sp. 190524A05c contains:
- a CDS encoding DUF4157 domain-containing protein — translated: MFAPKSQSRKPNSTNHSSVNSFIQPKLNVGKPGDKYEVEADKAADQIVAGRKDNPSSFLAPTVQKKNEDEVQKKESNDSEIQQKPLVDKISPGVQLKPESTVQKQEEDVQQKEDDEIQKQEEDGIQQVQMSGGDDNSSLESDLNSSKGGGNALPKDTQNEMESGFGADFSGVRVHNDNNAVQMNQELGSQAFTNGNDIYFNEGKYDPESDSGKHLLAHELTHTVQQGASPSNTVQKSEGDAENTTLVPPTQPQDITNGLQLSDDWLAYIEQESRTREFDVAVKIGERFSGTIKIRKLGRPAEGETQKFELSSSRRNNHLDVRGMEFLNPLREAGVHPILVLNSFGEEQSTTGFLSIRTGETVVPNVLGIIQGINENLEAMSFLGLSPIEVAEGLENRFENGGLNFRANNLSANVDGYIEASGSLGITDSTMTFELNSTVDIAGLAEGEFNVSRGADGKLSGQATIAADIANVSASLTVEYDDGAVTIQGTGRMNSDKFSGEITLLVTDAARSTQMMHAALGVESMEQEAEAPPQDQAAVPKTKNNQVLAGWGEVQATITPWLEGTAKIGIDNEGHVTIVGEIVVPDEIELMEQRGKKVDIFQVEIRAGYGIPLVGQVFLFASIGMFANAGFGPLVLKNVGFTGTYSTDPNVLQEFSITGTLGINAFAVLGLEAEAGVGVTLLGHDVKAGVNVTAAAGLRAYAEATPTFEYKEEQAPEGGKVGESRLKGHFEAAAQLFLQLSGALFYELDSPWWSPAPDGREEYPLGEVQYPIGDSLGIGADVDWLVGGEEPPELTFSPVEFDPDKFTADVMADPPPRSMGDSESNPAGEWQGENAPGDQNENPEITGEGEGLPPGRREEDLSNLPDEQKYMRALDDLSQMENANPKPTIGDVEDKISTVKRRYGIRKIETRNEEAEHVAIFVQHADQDNGRHLLEIALMSASEKQRLIDTAKEELQSNSRRAADEEGKITRGQAEDVLSSVENSHDVILEARIVEGENTWDYFISFGDRNQDTETGNSKLEAGDGENIVEEGAENELENIIGLTAPVNVDGGHNLKLEGSIQRVEKNVYSEKKSLVTLIREKEAEIDENGALDPDFEDKKTSIQSLKSETSLLESNISEYRSAVDNAYQQGHGNTPVKTAYDNIQTNLTNIAADLVVVGILPDDFDMPVSHVDHTLEDGKAKTLTAEPISQIPGNTRGSTPTQDPLGWTDIPVALRSSGAWVRAHLLNHRLHGPGVRWNLFPGTRKMNLDDMEKQVESKGKEAVWDEGKVIYYHVTLTYGNEGDFEEIPTQVHMKVGEYDLEAQAPDSSKTIVEKTFTQSPPDEIQELNFNESSASALKKAARDNNISGLQGQFFTKLVEGRESITYKNPNDIRKTVKLLYSDENAFDTAFSSLRDLIEEVTIKY
- a CDS encoding DUF4157 domain-containing protein, coding for MFIRDKKHKQGNQNKDQNKSFIQPKLKMGKPGDKYEVEADKMADQVVNNSGTDANVQSKGMEEEVQQKPLVSEVSPLIQKMEGAEEEQPVQKMEEEEAVQSKEDEEVQMMEEEEAVQSKEDEEVQMMEEEEAVQSKEDEEVQMMEEEEVQAKCEACEGEEAAQKKEEEEVQAKETKGKTNGAPSIENRLRRGSGGQKLDRQTQKEMESGFGADFSKVNIHNDAEAQQMSDDIGAQAFTHGNDIYFNEGKYNPNSKEGKHLLAHELTHTIQQKGMVQKQVQKQANPTYSCTGKAKRGVITPRLRVMGTTDAPNGTVVKFYYLPGAGCSLSHNSIAPFGTTVVMFGHYAASFQSMMTMIPPIGGTFIAVIGNSNSYCCINVQATR